The Zea mays cultivar B73 chromosome 7, Zm-B73-REFERENCE-NAM-5.0, whole genome shotgun sequence DNA segment AATAATAAATAAGAGTACTAGTGTAGTAGTACATGGACCCATCAAGCTCCAGCTACCTTCGCACTGCGCCTGAAATGAATATAGAGTACCTGTACTCTACAACGGAGGGAAAAAAATGGGATACATACCATGGTTACGCCTAACGTTGATCAACACTGGCTCCAGTACAAATAGTGCTACGTACTGCTACAATTGTTCTTCACCGCACGACCCATCTTTATTAATGGCCTCCAATCCACGAGCTCGATCCTTGCTTTCCATGTCGCCGCAGGTTGCTAGCTATTCCGCGTAGACGATCCACCATATTGATCAGTTGATGACGCAGTACATGCACGGAAGATGTGCCCCCAACAAAGTCAGCTACCAGAAGTCGTCTATCTAGAACTGTGGGAGCATGTGGTGGTTGAGGCCGCCGCCAAGCACGGACGACATCGTCGCCGGCAAGCCGCTGGCCGGCTGCGGCGCGTCGTCGAAGCAGGAGCCACCGTTGAGCCGCTTGGCCGCCGGAGACTGGTGCTGGTGGGCAGTGGCGGCGCACTCGTCAGCTGGGCTCATGTTCATCGCCACCATCGCCTTGCGCTTCCCGCCTGCTGCGGCGGCCGGGGGCGGCGAGAACATCATGAGATCGGAGCCGTCGTCGCCGACGGCCAGGAGCTGGTTGAGGGACGGGTGCACGGCGAACGAGGCGTGGTCGGCGGCCACGTCGGCCGGGGGGTCCAAGATCTGCGCGAGCGCGTACTCGTCCCACAGCAGCTCGGAGATGGAGGGGATCTTGGGGAGCCTCGGCAGCGCCGCCGGCTGCTGGTGCTGCTGCATGACGACGGCCGGCGTCGTAGTAGTGTTTGTagtaccagcagcagcagcaccgccGCCGAtggccggcgcggcggcggcgtacAAGCTGGTGCTGCCGCAGAAGTAGTCGTCGAAGAAGCCGCCGGGAGAAGGTCCGTCGCGGTCGAGGTGCTCGTAGTCGGCGAGCGGCGGCACCATCGGCGACGCGTGGCCGGACTTCTTGTAGATCCGGCACAGCACCCAGTCGTCCAGCTGCACGCAACAACGACACCAGCAAGGGCATGCAAACAAGGAAACGTTATCGTCGTCGTCACCGTCATGGCCGTCGCTGTCAACGCGTACAGCCAGCTATAGAGCCACCATGGCCAGCAGAGCAGTCGTGTGAATGTATAATGCATGCGTCTTTTCCTTTGCGTGCGCCGGCAAGCTGCCATTCACCTTCACGGCGATGAGATGCGAGGCGATGCGAGCTAGTGCCGGTAGATGTGACGCGCTGCTGGTTTGGCGGCTGATTGATGCATGGCTAGCTGCCTAGCTCTAGCTACGGCGCTTTTGGAGAACGACGAATTCGGCCGGTGAGGGCAGTTTGGTCATCGATCTGGAAAAGCAGCCAAACCAACGGCGGCTGGCGGTGCACGACGAGCGACATGCCGCCGCACACTGCACA contains these protein-coding regions:
- the LOC100285247 gene encoding uncharacterized LOC100285247, with the translated sequence MSAAAQAATSQLPPGFRFHPTDEELILHYLRNRAASAPCPVPIIADVDIYKFDPWDLPAKALYGDGEYYFFSPRDRKYPNGIRPNRAAGSGYWKATGTDKPIHDAATGEGVGVKKALVFYKGRPPRGSKTNWIMHEYRLAAVAGCTSPLAAYRPPSKFRNVSMRLDDWVLCRIYKKSGHASPMVPPLADYEHLDRDGPSPGGFFDDYFCGSTSLYAAAAPAIGGGAAAAGTTNTTTTPAVVMQQHQQPAALPRLPKIPSISELLWDEYALAQILDPPADVAADHASFAVHPSLNQLLAVGDDGSDLMMFSPPPAAAAGGKRKAMVAMNMSPADECAATAHQHQSPAAKRLNGGSCFDDAPQPASGLPATMSSVLGGGLNHHMLPQF